In one window of Armatimonadota bacterium DNA:
- the pdxT gene encoding pyridoxal 5'-phosphate synthase glutaminase subunit PdxT has protein sequence MAFGILALQGAVAQHLRSLRRFGVDGREVRTPAHLDGLDGLIIPGGESTTLGKLMARVGLDRALMDFATAGKPILGTCAGMILMARAVEGHDQPLLALMDIVVRRNAFGRQVESFEEDLQVAGLDGTRFRGVFIRAPYIVEAGPDVEIMAEVDGHGVLARQGNLIASAFHPELTEDLRLHKMFIDLTRHGGQSCPPE, from the coding sequence TTGGCCTTCGGCATTCTCGCCCTGCAGGGGGCGGTGGCTCAACATCTCAGGAGCCTCCGTCGGTTTGGGGTTGACGGGCGCGAGGTCCGCACACCCGCACACCTGGACGGGCTCGACGGTCTCATCATCCCCGGCGGAGAGAGCACGACGCTGGGGAAGCTGATGGCGCGCGTTGGGCTGGACCGCGCGCTGATGGATTTCGCGACCGCGGGCAAGCCGATTCTTGGCACGTGCGCGGGGATGATACTGATGGCGCGCGCGGTGGAGGGGCACGACCAGCCGCTGCTCGCGCTGATGGACATCGTCGTCCGACGCAACGCGTTCGGGCGCCAGGTAGAGAGCTTCGAGGAGGACCTGCAGGTAGCGGGTCTGGACGGCACACGCTTTCGCGGGGTGTTCATTCGCGCGCCGTATATCGTGGAGGCCGGGCCTGATGTCGAGATCATGGCGGAGGTGGACGGCCACGGGGTGCTCGCGCGGCAAGGCAACCTGATCGCGAGCGCGTTCCACCCCGAGCTGACCGAGGATCTGCGGCTGCACAAGATGTTCATTGATCTGACGCGGCACGGCGGGCAGAGCTGCCCGCCCGAATAG